CTGGCCGGGATAGCAGGGGTCTATGTCCTGCAAAAGCGCTACAGAGAAGCCGCCGACGCCCTCAATCAGCTTTGGCCGATGCGTGATCATTTGCGCGATCCGCTCATGCGACGATTGGTGGACTACGCGATCACCACGACGCGGGAAAAGCTGGGTCCCATTACGGCGCAGGAATGGGATTCGTGGCTGAAGAGTCTTCAGAACGGCAGCGAAAACGCAGAAAACCGACCGTGAAAGCGCAAAAATAACCCGGCGGTCACTCCGCCGGGGATTGTAGTCGCCCGTTTGAGCGGGGATCACTCTGACCGCTTGATGCCGATCGACTCCGTCACATCGTGAATGATGTCACGAAGTTCTCGCAGCGACACGTCTTCCAAGCGCTTGCCGCTCTGCTCGAGACGCTCGTTGACCTTGATGGCCGTCTCCTGCATCACCGCGTGGGTGTCTTTACTCCCACCCCAGAGGACGAAATTCTTCCCCCGCGTGATCCGGGTCTGGCCATCGTCATTGTCGAGACCAATCCCCAACAGACCGGCGATCTTTTTCTTGTCCTGATTGTGATGGGCTTCGTCGGCCACTGTGCACCCCCGGGAGGTTTTGCCTCAGGTCTTTCGGAAAAACGCTTTCAATACGTTGGCAGCAGCTTGACGGGTATCCTGGGGCTTGGGCTTCTGGAATTTACCTGAATCCCCTTGTTTCTTCGGAACGTCGCCGCTCTGACCTTGATTCTCTTCGTTGAAGAGACTAGCCAGGGCCTGGCGAGTCTCCTCATCGACGGGCTTTTCCGGGCCGTGGTGCGGGGCCGGCGTGGGTTCTGCCGTATCCTTGGGCTGGTCGATCTGAATGGTTCGCGTTTCCGCGTGGGAAGCACCCTCGGTTGGAGCTTCCTCGTCGCTCAGCCATTGCTCGACATCGAACTCCGTCGAGCTGGCGGATGCCGCCCGCGCTGCTGCTTCCCGGACGGATTCCACTTTAGGCTTCACCTTGGCCCCCTCGCCCAGCCGCACGATGAATTCCAGCACGCCCACCAGGAGGCGATCTCCATCCCGGAGTTGCATCTCCGTCCGCACACGCTGGCCGTTGACGTAGGTCCCGTTTTTGGAGCCCAGATCTCGCACCGCCACATAATCACCTTCGGTGATGATGACACAGTGATGGCGGCTGACCAGGTCGCTGGCCGGACGAAGCTGGCAATCCTCACCCCGACCGATGAAGAACTTAGGGCCGGTCACCCGAACGGATCTTCCGGCGTACTTGCCGTTTGCGACTTCTAATCTGACTTCCATCGCCACACGCCTATTTGAGAGACATTCGGCAGACAAGCTGCCAGGAACCGAAGCACTTCGGACCGTGATGAGCCAGATCGCTGCCCCGGAACGGATCAGGCTCCGGGTCCCCCCAACACCAATTTCCCAACCTCTCGCCTTTACCGGCTATCGCCCTGCACTTCCGAAGTTAACGGTCCCGTTTCACCTCTCGTCGGCGTCGGCCGGATCCCAAAGCTCCGTCTCTCCACAGACCTCCTGCTTCCCAGCCGAAACCTGCGTCGGCGAACAGTGAAAACGAGGTCAAAACTTCCATCCCTCTATCATGGTAACAAAACCGTCCGTGCAAGTCAAAGTCCCCGGGAAAGTTTCTTTGTCCTACCAACGTGCATCGAGGCACCACACGCATAATGCGGAGTGCGATTAATGTGGAGTGCGGCGATTCATCGCCGCTTTTCCGTGAAGGCTTTAGCCTTCACAACCTTCCGTCGGTGCAGATGGAACGACAATAACCGGTCGGGCCGATTCACGAATCGGCCCGACAACACATGGACCCTGGCCAAGCCTGGTTTCGGTAGGGGCAATTCATGAATTGCCCCTACCCCATACGGAGGGACCCGCTTGTCGGGTCCGATCGATACCGATTGATGACCCATACCCCTTCACCGGGCACGACAAGCGTGCCCCTCCGATTTTTCGGAAAACCCTTTCTCGGCGGAACTGTTTCGGAGGGACCTGCTTGTCAGGTCCGCTTTCCTATCACGGATAATCCATTGCCGTTCTGCGGGCACGACGAGCGTGCCCCTCCGAACGATTACTCGGAGGGCCCTGCTCGTCAGGTCCGCTTGTCCGCCTTGGACGAACCACCCCAATTTGCTCGCGTTTCGGTCCGCCGTTTGAAGTTCGACCATCCATTACCTTTCGGCGGGGACTGAAGTCCCGCGCCGAAAACGGGGCTAAAGCCTTGCCCTCCACATCTTGGCAACTTCGCCCACAGCCCATTTCTTGTCGGGACACTGTTTGTCCCCGCTGATCACCCGCCGCGTGAACCCGCGGCCATGGCGCTTTTGTGTAATGCAAATGAAGAGTGTGGGCAAATCTCAGGTGACTCGCATTGCGGTCGAGCGAGCTGCCGAACAAGCCAGTCGGCCGCGCGATCGACGGCCCCCTCCCAGCCAAGGGATCTTTTCAGTTCCCGCAGCACGGCGACAACTCTTTCTCTTTCTTCGGCGTCGGTCAGCCAGATGGCAAGCCGCCGGCAGATTTCCGCTGTTACATCACGCGCGGTAAGGAATTCGGGAAAAAGGGCGTCGGTGGGGGGTGGCGTGGTGGCATCCTCGGGGGCAATCTCGGCAGCCTGAGCACCTCCATGATAGAGAAGATTGACCAGCGTGATGTATTTCACGCGACGAACGAATCTCTCGATGCGAGCAGCCAGGGGACTGATCCGGTAGAGAATGACGGAGGGCTTTTCGTGATAGAGAAGCTCCAGGGAAACCGACCCGGAGACGGCCAGGCAGCACGTGGCCGAGTGAATTAATTCCGGCGTTTTTCCGGCCAGCACGAGCGCGGGAGCATCGAGCTGGTGGGCCCAGCCTTTCATGAGCTCGGCCTGGTGCGGTCGAAATGCTGCGACGGCCACCCGGAGGTTGGGAATTTGTTGCCGCAGACGGGCGGCCACTTTCAGCATGGATCGTCCGTTGGCGTGGACCTCCTGATCGCGGGAACCCGGCAGGATGGTGAGTAAAGGACGGGGATC
This is a stretch of genomic DNA from Thermogutta terrifontis. It encodes these proteins:
- a CDS encoding FHA domain-containing protein is translated as MEVRLEVANGKYAGRSVRVTGPKFFIGRGEDCQLRPASDLVSRHHCVIITEGDYVAVRDLGSKNGTYVNGQRVRTEMQLRDGDRLLVGVLEFIVRLGEGAKVKPKVESVREAAARAASASSTEFDVEQWLSDEEAPTEGASHAETRTIQIDQPKDTAEPTPAPHHGPEKPVDEETRQALASLFNEENQGQSGDVPKKQGDSGKFQKPKPQDTRQAAANVLKAFFRKT
- the lpxB gene encoding lipid-A-disaccharide synthase, which gives rise to MTHRIFFSAGEPSGDQHGAALITALRLRLSEITLVGFGGARMAQAGCHLLADLTSHAVMGFLRPIVQLHHFYRFYRQAIAEMEHHRPDAVVLIDYPGFNWHLARAAKSRGIPVFFYGPPQIWAWARWRVRKMRRWVDHALCWLPFEQHWLAARGCSATYVGHPFFDECATAVRDPGLVTQLTADPRPLLTILPGSRDQEVHANGRSMLKVAARLRQQIPNLRVAVAAFRPHQAELMKGWAHQLDAPALVLAGKTPELIHSATCCLAVSGSVSLELLYHEKPSVILYRISPLAARIERFVRRVKYITLVNLLYHGGAQAAEIAPEDATTPPPTDALFPEFLTARDVTAEICRRLAIWLTDAEERERVVAVLRELKRSLGWEGAVDRAADWLVRQLARPQCESPEICPHSSFALHKSAMAAGSRGG